The following coding sequences are from one Gossypium hirsutum isolate 1008001.06 chromosome A12, Gossypium_hirsutum_v2.1, whole genome shotgun sequence window:
- the LOC121210930 gene encoding 30S ribosomal protein S7, chloroplastic: MSRRGTAEEKTAKSDPIYRNRLVNMLVHYILKHGKKSLAYQIIYRALKKIQQKTETNPLSILRRAIRGVTPDIAVKARRVGRSTHQVPIEIGSTQGKALAIRWLLGASRKRPGRNMAFKLSSELLDAAKGSGDAIRKKEKTHRMAEANRAFAHFR, from the coding sequence ATGTCACGTCGAGGTACTGCAGAAGAAAAAACTGCAAAATCCGATCCAATTTATCGTAATCGATTAGTTAACATGTTGGTTCACTATATTCTGAAACACGGAAAAAAATCATTGGCTTATCAAATTATCTATCGAGCCTTGAAAAAGATTCAACAAAAGACAGAAACAAATCCACTATCTATTTTACGTCGAGCAATACGTGGAGTAACTCCCGATATAGCAGTAAAAGCAAGACGTGTAGGCAGATCGACTCATCAAGTTCCCATTGAAATAGGATCCACACAAGGAAAAGCACTTGCCATTCGTTGGTTATTAGGGGCATCCCGAAAACGTCCGGGTCGAAATATGGCTTTCAAATTAAGTTCCGAATTACTGGATGCTGCCAAAGGGAGTGGCGATGCCATACGCAAAAAGGAAAAGACTCATAGAATGGCAGAGGCAAATAGAGCTTTTGCACATTTTCGTTAA
- the LOC107940564 gene encoding photosystem I P700 chlorophyll a apoprotein A2, whose protein sequence is MIHRNNESPLISTHLRSPNVQEFLYSILFLLLVAEYLVHTHLLFVSRAYSELQTEFEKVKSLMIPSYMIELRKLLDRYPTSELNSFWLKNLFLVALEQLGDSLKEIQGSAFGGNMLWGGGPAYGVKSIHNQILVKGALDARGSKLIPNKKDFGYSFPCDGLGRGGTCDISAWDAFYLAVFWMLNTIGWVTFYWHWKHITLWQGNVSQFNESSTYLMGWLRDYLWLNSSQLINGYNPFGMNNLSVWAWMFLFGHLVWATGFMFLISWYGYWQELIETSAWAHERTPLANLIRWRDKPVALSIVQARLVGLAHFSVGYIFTYVAFLIASTSGKFG, encoded by the exons ATGATTCATCGAAATAATGAGTCACCATTGATATCGACACATCTGAGATCGCCAAATGTTCAGGAGTTCCTCTATTCaatccttttccttcttcttgttGCTGAATATCTCGTTCATACACATCTTCTCTTTGTTTCCCGAGCCTATAGTGAGTTACAGACAGAGTTCGAAAAGGTCAAATCTTTGATGATTCCATCATACATGATTGAGTTGCGAAAACTTCTGGATAGGTATCCTACATCTGAACTGAATTCTTTCTGGTTAAAGAATCTCTTTCTAGTTGCTCTGGAACAATTAGGAGATTCTCTAAAAGAAATACAGGGTTCTGCTTTTGGCGGCAACATGCTATGGGGTGGTGGTCCCGCTTATGGGGTCAAATCAATAC ACAATCAGATCTTAGTAAAGGGCGCTTTAGATGCGCGCGGTTCCAAGTTAATACCGAATAAAAAGGATTTCGGTTATAGTTTTCCTTGCGATGGTCTGGGGCGAGGGGGTACTTGTGATATTTCGGCGTGGGACGCATTTTATTTGGCGGTTTTCTGGATGTTAAATACCATTGGATGGGTTACTTTTTATTGGCATTGGAAACACATCACATTATGGCAGGGTAACGTCTCACAGTTTAATGAATCTTCCACTTATTTGATGGGATGGTTAAGAGATTATCTATGGTTAAACTCTTCACAACTTATCAATGGGTATAACCCATTTGGTATGAATAATTTATCAGTCTGGGCGTGGATGTTCTTATTTGGACATCTTGTTTGGGCTACCGGATTTATGTTCTTAATTTCTTGGTACGGATATTGGCAAGAATTGATCGAAACTTCAGCATGGGCTCATGAACGCACACCTTTAGCTAATTTGATTCGATGGAGAGATAAACCAGTGGCTCTTTCTATTGTGCAGGCAAGATTGGTTGGATTAGCCCACTTTTCTGTAGgttatatatttacttatgtgGCTTTCTTGATTGCCTCTACATCGGGCAAATTTGGTTAA